A genomic segment from Candidatus Eisenbacteria bacterium encodes:
- a CDS encoding NADPH:quinone oxidoreductase family protein has translation MRAIVVDRLMEPRDLRVAEAPEPELFAGGLAVDVKAAGCNFFDILMAQGRYQVKPPLPFVPGAELAGVVSAVGSQADGFRIGDRVLASVSLGAFAERAVVAARSAWRMPDDMSFEEGAAFPIVYPTSWAALVLRAQLRAGERLLVHAAAGGVGLAAVQIGKALGARVLATAGGEAKLAIAREAGADVCIDYRAPDWPERVKAATDGRGADVIYDSVGGDVLDHSLKCIAWSGRLLVIGFAGGRIPEIKANRILLKNIAVIGLHWGAYALNEPERVPQVFEALFRMFEAGAIRPVIWKRFRLEHVADALEALGSRQTYGKIVIVP, from the coding sequence ATGCGCGCGATCGTCGTCGATCGGCTGATGGAGCCGCGCGACCTCCGTGTGGCGGAGGCGCCCGAGCCCGAGCTGTTCGCGGGCGGCCTCGCGGTCGACGTGAAGGCGGCCGGCTGCAACTTCTTCGACATCCTGATGGCGCAGGGTCGCTACCAGGTGAAGCCGCCCCTGCCGTTCGTGCCCGGCGCCGAGCTGGCGGGCGTCGTCAGCGCCGTCGGCTCGCAGGCCGACGGCTTCCGCATCGGCGATCGCGTCCTCGCGTCGGTTTCGCTCGGGGCGTTCGCCGAACGCGCCGTCGTCGCCGCGCGCTCGGCGTGGCGCATGCCCGACGACATGTCGTTCGAGGAGGGCGCCGCGTTCCCGATCGTGTACCCCACCTCGTGGGCCGCGCTCGTGCTGCGGGCGCAGCTCCGCGCCGGCGAGCGGCTCCTGGTGCACGCGGCGGCGGGCGGCGTGGGGCTGGCCGCGGTGCAGATCGGCAAGGCGCTCGGCGCGCGCGTGCTCGCGACCGCCGGTGGCGAGGCGAAGCTCGCGATCGCACGCGAAGCGGGCGCCGACGTGTGCATCGACTACCGTGCCCCCGACTGGCCGGAGCGGGTGAAGGCCGCGACCGACGGCCGCGGCGCCGACGTCATCTACGATTCGGTCGGCGGCGACGTCCTCGACCATTCGCTCAAGTGCATCGCCTGGAGCGGCCGGCTGCTGGTGATCGGGTTCGCGGGCGGCCGGATCCCCGAGATCAAGGCGAACCGGATCCTGCTCAAGAACATCGCCGTCATCGGCCTGCACTGGGGCGCCTACGCCTTGAACGAGCCGGAGCGGGTTCCGCAGGTGTTCGAAGCCCTGTTCCGGATGTTCGAGGCCGGCGCGATTCGCCCCGTGATCTGGAAGCGATTTCGCCTCGAGCACGTCGCCGACGCGCTGGAGGCCCTCGGATCAAGACAGACCTACGGCAAGATCGTCATCGTGCCGTAG